A DNA window from Gasterosteus aculeatus chromosome 16, fGasAcu3.hap1.1, whole genome shotgun sequence contains the following coding sequences:
- the kpna3 gene encoding importin subunit alpha-4, with the protein MAENAGLENHRIKSFKNKGRDVETMRRHRNEVTVELRKSKRDEHLLKKRNVPQEESLEDSDVDSDFKGQNVTLDAILQNATSDNAVIQLSAVQAARKLLSSDRNPPIDDLIKSGILPILVKCLERDDNPSLQFEAAWALTNIASGTSAQTQAVVKSNAVPLFLRLLHSPHQNVCEQAVWALGNIIGDGPQCRDYVISLGVVKPLLSFINPSIPITFLRNVTWVIVNLCRNKDPPPPMETVQEILPALCVLIYHTDINILVDTVWALSYLTDGGNEQIQMVIDSGVVPFLVPLLSHQEVKVQTAALRAVGNIVTGTDEQTQVVLNCDVLSHFPNLLTHPKEKINKEAVWFLSNITAGNQQQVQAVIDAGLIPMIIHQLAKGDFGTQKEAAWAISNLTISGRKDQVEFLVEQNVIPPFCNLLSVKDSQVVQVVLDGLKNILIMAGDEASTIAEIIEECGGLEKIENLQQHENEDIYKLAFEIIDQYFSGDDIDEDPSLIPDTTRGGTFNFDPASNMQTKEFNF; encoded by the exons AGCAAACGAGACGAACATCTACTGAAGAAGAGAAATGTCCCGCAGGAGGAAAGTCTTGAAGACTCTGACGTCGACTCAGACTTCAAAGGA CAAAACGTTACGCTTGATGCCATCTTACAG AACGCTACCAGTGATAACGCAGTTATCCAGCTCAGTGCTGTGCAGGCAGCCAG AAAACTGCTCTCGAGTGACAGAAACCCTCCGATCGACGACTTGATAAAGTCCGGGATCCTCCCCATTTTGGTCAAATGCCTGGAAAGGGACGACAA CCCCTCTCTTCAGTTTGAGGCTGCTTGGGCTCTGACCAACATCGCCTCTGGGACATCAGCACAGACTCAGGCTGTGGTTAAATCCA ACGCGGTGCCCCTGTTCCTGCGACTGCTACACTCTCCCCACCAGAACGTATGTGAACAGGCTGTATGGGCTTTAGGAAACATAATAG GTGATGGACCACAGTGCAGGGATTACGTCATCTCCCTAGGCGTGGTCAAGCCCCTGCTTTCTTTCATCAACCCGTCCATTCCCATCACCTTCCTCCGCAATGTCACCTGGGTCATTGTTAACCTCTGCCGCAACAAGGATCCCCCTCCACCCATGGAAACCGTGCaagag ATTTTGCCCGCCCTCTGTGTGCTAATATATCACACCGATATAAAT ATCCTAGTAGACACAGTGTGGGCTTTGTCCTATCTGACGGACGGGGGCAACGAGCAGATCCAAATGGTCATTGATTCTGGAGTTGTTCCATTTCTTGTTCCTCTCCTCAGTCACCaggaggtcaaagttcag ACGGCAGCTCTAAGGGCAGTGGGTAACATCGTGACCGGAACAGACGAGCAGACACAGGTTGTGCTCAACTGTGACGTCCTCTCGCACTTCCCCAACCTGCTCACTCACCCAAAAGAAAAGATCAACAAG gaagcggtctGGTTCCTTTCCAACATCACGGCTGGGAACCAGCAGCAGGTCCAAGCTGTGATAGATGCCGGACTGATTCCCATGATCATTCACCAACTGGCCAAG GGTGACTTTGGTACACAGAAGGAGGCAGCGTGGGCCATCAGCAACCTCACCATCAGTGGGAGGAAAGACCAG gTGGAGTTCCTGGTGGAGCAGAACGTGATCCCCCCCTTCTGTAACCTGCTGTCGGTGAAGGACTCCCAGGTGGTGCAGGTCGTCCTGGACGGCCTGAAGAACATCCTCATCATGGCAGGAGATGAAGCCAGCACTATCGCAGAGATCATAGAGGAGTGTGGAG GTTTGGAGAAGATTGAAAATCTGCAGCAACACGAGAATGAAGATATCTACAAACTAGCCTTTGAGATTATTGATCAGTACTTTTCAGGGGATGAT ATTGATGAAGATCCCAGCTTGATCCCCGACACAACTCGAGGAGGGACCTTCAATTTTGATCCAGCTTCCAACATGCAAACAAAGGAGTTCAATTTCTAA